One segment of Brassica napus cultivar Da-Ae chromosome C3, Da-Ae, whole genome shotgun sequence DNA contains the following:
- the LOC106437539 gene encoding WD repeat-containing protein 44, protein MMKVMMMTGRNDVARFGAHNEEEEDECFFESLDRVLSSCSCSTSNSDYDSDPSAIHDPNPFPLPSGFDLWKSEPESVSERRIRLLRGLGLSNEPDLAPASRLRRRKGIRSSHFARSSHHGKCVSSLRSDVVVVDHGKPRCSLNDHHRSNGNNVVLDFVSKDPIETNNGRDVVLEEKMCTIKNLDNGKEFVVNEVREDGVLEKLKEVGTDRQLTLEEFEMCAGTSPIVLELMRRQSVEDVCKDSVDLSTSVSGTKHRRKGSWFKSIKSVASSVTGYKERRSTDDRDSPSERGGQRLSSATDDSRDVTFQDPERVKVRQYGKACKELTALFKSQEIDAHKGSIWSIRFSLDGRYLASAGEDCVIQIWEVVESERKGELLLVDKQDDGGVNLSVLANGSPEPASSMSPMRRGRTSFSRKSVSLDNVLVPETVFGLSEIPVCSFVGHLDDVLDLAWSKSQHLLSSSMDKTVRLWDLSSKACLKVFSHSDYVTCIQFNPVDDNYFISGSLDAKVRIWSIPDHQVVDWKDLHEMVTAACYTPDGQGALVGSYKGTCCLYNTSDNRLQQRKEINLKNKKKKSNHKKITGFQFVAGSSSEVLVTSADSRARVVDGVDLVHKFKGFRNTNSQISASLTSNGKFLVSASEDSNVYLWNYDSETRAGRSKRVTVTNTYEHFYCRDVSVAAPWPGKISNNNNSPDQSPSTANNPPTPVNDPVNNTAVTNGIISSATNRYFFDRMSATWPDEKLLLAAKNRARTSPSVSVDLSNGPVNAKPNASAWSMVIVTGGLRGEIRTFQNFGLPVRL, encoded by the exons ATGATGAAGGTAATGATGATGACCGGACGAAACGACGTCGCTAGATTCGGAGCTcacaacgaagaagaagaagacgaatgTTTCTTCGAGTCTCTCGACCGCGTTCTCTCTTCCTGCTCTTGCTCCACTTCCAACTCCGACTACGACTCCGACCCCAGCGCGATCCACGATCCGAATCCGTTTCCCCTCCCCTCCGGATTCGATCTGTGGAAATCCGAGCCTGAGTCCGTATCCGAGAGACGAATCAGGCTCCTACGCGGGTTAGGACTCAGCAACGAGCCGGATCTCGCTCCGGCGAGCCGTCTCCGCCGTAGAAAAGGCATTCGCAGTTCTCATTTCGCCAGATCGAGTCACCACGGTAAATGCGTCTCTTCGCTGAGATCAGACGTAGTAGTAGTCGATCACGGTAAGCCTCGTTGTTCTCTCAATGATCATCATCGTAGCAATGGTAACAATGTGGTTCTTGATTTCGTAAGCAAAGATCCGATAGAAACTAACAACGGCAGAGACGTTGTACTGGAGGAGAAAATGTGCACGATTAAGAATCTTGATAACGGCAAAGAGTTCGTTGTGAACGAAGTCAGAGAAGATGGAGTGTTGGAGAAGTTGAAAGAGGTAGGTACCGATCGTCAACTGACTCTGGAGGAGTTTGAGATGTGTGCTGGGACATCACCCATCGTTCTAGAGCTGATGAGGAGGCAAAGCGTTGAAGACGTTTGTAAAGACTCTGTGGATTTGAGTACTAGTGTAAGTGGAACTAAGCATCGACGGAAAGGGAGTTGGTTCAAGAGTATAAAGAGCGTTGCTAGTAGCGTGACAGGGTACAAAGAGAGAAGAAGCACTGATGATAGGGATTCGCCGTCCGAGAGAGGAGGGCAGAGGCTTAGCTCCGCGACTGATGATAGCCGAGACGTGACATTTCAGGACCCGGAGAGAGTTAAGGTTAGGCAGTATGGGAAGGCGTGTAAAGAGCTCACGGCGCTTTTCAAGAGCCAGGAGATTGATGCTCATAAAGGGTCGATATGGAGTATTAGGTTTAGTTTGGATGGGAGGTATCTTGCTAGTGCTGGTGAGGATTGTGTTATTCAGATTTGGGAGGTTGTTGAATCAGAAAGAAAAGGGGAACTCTTGTTGGTGGATAAACAAGACGATGGAGGTGTAAATTTGTCTGTGTTGGCAAATGGATCTCCAGAACCAGCTTCATCAATGTCTCCAATGAGAAGAGGGAGAACTTCTTTTAGCAGAAAATCAGTGAGCCTGGACAATGTTTTGGTTCCAGAAACTGTCTTTGGTCTTTCAGAGATACCCGTGTGCTCGTTTGTAGGGCATTTGGATGATGTGCTTGACCTTGCCTGGTCGAAATCTCAG CACTTGCTTTCCTCTTCGATGGATAAGACAGTTCGTCTATGGgatttatctagcaaggcatgTTTGAAAGTCTTCTCGCATAGTGACTACG TGACGTGCATCCAGTTTAATCCCGTTGACGACAATTACTTCATCAGTGGATCGTTGGATGCAAAAGTTAGAATATGGAGCATTCCTGATCATCAAGTTGTTGATTGGAAGGATCTTCATGAGATGGTCACAGCTGCCTGCTACACACCGGATGGTCAG GGTGCATTGGTTGGTTCATACAAGGGGACTTGTTGCTTATACAACACAAGTG ATAACAGACTGCAGCAGAGAAAGGAAATCAATttgaagaacaagaaaaagaaatccAATCACAAGAAAATCACTGGTTTTCAG TTTGTGGCGGGAAGTTCATCGGAAGTGCTTGTCACATCTGCAGATTCACGTGCGCGTGTGGTTGACGGTGTTGATCTTGTTCACAAGTTTAAAG GATTCCGCAACACGAATAGCCAAATCTCAGCCTCACTTACATCAAACGGAAAATTCTTAGTCTCGGCGAGCGAAGACTCTAATGTGTATTTATGGAACTACGACTCAGAGACTCGAGCTGGTAGAAGCAAACGCGTAACAGTCACAAACACATACGAACACTTTTACTGTCGGGACGTCTCAGTGGCTGCACCTTGGCCTGGCAAGATcagtaacaacaacaacagcccCGACCAATCGCCTTCCACAGCCAATAACCCACCAACACCTGTCAACGATCCAGTCAACAACACAGCCGTCACCAACGGTATCATTTCGAGCGCCACAAACCGATACTTCTTCGATAGAATGTCAGCGACATGGCCCGATGAGAAGCTTTTGCTTGCTGCAAAGAACCGAGCACGAACTAGTCCTAGTGTGAGCGTGGACTTGTCTAATGGACCGGTTAACGCAAAACCGAATGCTTCGGCTTGGTCTATGGTGATCGTGACCGGCGGTTTACGAGGTGAAATCAGAACTTTTCAGAATTTTGGATTACCGGTTCGTCTATGA
- the LOC106437537 gene encoding uncharacterized protein LOC106437537 has product MALLMTIILGLILGWLAFVVGLLIGWAWKPRWVSSPSEEKVQSQCSAPRSFELSSPSSPSPLKGFGSAPCFKALVCGTRNMALRQQKTVSPVSSSEQVHVLDGGKKTERLPNTVTELDLRNLVQLVERKDGGLPWIQMMDQFIPGMRYQAWLREPKNGPTEYRSRTVFEDATPEVVRDFFWDDEFRPKWDTMLASSTTVEECTSTGTMIVRWIRKFPFFCSDREYVIGRRIWNCGKSYYCVTKGVSVPCIPRNNKQKRVDLFYSSWCIRPVKSRREDGVTSACEVLLFHHEDMGIPKEIAKLGVKRGMWGAVKKMEPGLRAYQEQRLSREGGSKLSRPAFMAQINTKITSEHIVSLSNGATSEAEAPETEAPVTLDRGNGGENLKKLLFIGGAVAIACTLSGGGFVPPAVLLGFGKRFGGRKREPQGTATTTARSQSQTSSS; this is encoded by the exons ATGGCTTTGCTCATGACCATCATCTTAGGGCTCATCTTAGGATGGCTAGCTTTCGTTGTTGGGTTGCTCATAGGATGGGCATGGAAACCCAGATGGGTTTCTTCTCCTAGTGAAGAAAAAGTCCAGTCACAATGCTCTGCTCCTAGATCTTTCGAGTTGTCTTCGCCATCATCTCCTTCTCCGTTAAAGGGTTTTGGCTCAGCTCCTTGCTTCAAAGCTCTTGTTTGTGGCACGCGGAATATGGCTTTAAGACAACAGAAAACAGTTTCTCctgtttcttcttctgaacAAGTACATGTACTTGATGG agGGAAGAAAACAGAGAGGCTGCCTAATACTGTAACAGAGTTAGATTTGAGGAATCTTGTGCAACTGGTTGAGAGGAAAGATGGTGGTCTTCCTTGGATTCAGATGATGGATCAGTTTATTCCTGGTATGAGATATCAAGCTTGGTTAAGAGAACCTAAG AATGGTCCTACTGAGTATAGAAGCAGAACTGTGTTTGAAGATGCAACTCCTGAGGTTGTAAGAGATTTTTTCTGGGATGATGAGTTTAGACCGAAGTGGGATACAATGCTTGCTAGTTCCACAACTGTTGAAGAGTGTACAAGTACTGGGACCATGATTGTTAGATGGATACGCAAG TTCCCGTTTTTCTGTAGTGATAGAGAGTATGTGATCGGTCGCAGGATATGGAACTGTGGCAAATCTTATTACTGTGTTACAAAG GGTGTTTCGGTTCCTTGTATACCAcgtaacaacaaacaaaaacgtGTGGACTTGTTCTACTCTAGCTGGTGCATTCGACCAG TGAAGtcaagaagagaagatggagtaACAAGTGCCTGCGAAGTGCTTTTGTTTCACCACGAAGACATGGGGATACCGAAGGAGATCGCAAAGCTCGGAGTCAAACGAGGGATGTGGGGAGCAGTGAAGAAGATGGAGCCTGGTTTACGCGCTTACCAAGAGCAAAGACTCTCAAGAGAAGGAGGGTCCAAGCTTTCTCGGCCAGCTTTCATGGCTCAGATCAACACAAAGATCACATCAGAACATATCGTTTCGCTCAGCAACGGTGCAACGTCTGAAGCTGAAGCTCCTGAAACTGAAGCTCCAGTTACGTTGGACCGAGGAAATGGAGGTGAGAATTTGAAGAAACTGTTGTTTATCGGTGGAGCTGTTGCGATTGCTTGCACTTTGAGTGGTGGCGGTTTTGTTCCTCCTGCGGTTCTTCTAGGGTTTGGGAAAAGGTTTGGTGGAAGAAAACGTGAGCCCCAAGGAACAGCAACTACTACTGCAAGAAGTCAAAGTCAAACTTCTTCTTCATAG
- the BNAC03G14710D gene encoding uncharacterized protein BNAC03G14710D, with protein sequence MMSIFSPFEALHAESNGFKMKLLGGQKQSSGDSQSPAAEKQKSYGRIPITPDDEKNKKKEKKIQPMRIAPELDGVHCFETILPF encoded by the coding sequence atgatgtcgatctttagcCCTTTCGAAGCTCTTCACGCTGAATCAAACGGCTTCAAGATGAAACTCCTAGGTGGCCAGAAACAGAGCTCTGGTGATAGTCAGTCGCCGGCGGCAGAGAAGCAGAAGAGCTACGGGAGGATTCCGATAACACCAGACGacgaaaagaataagaagaaggagaagaagatccAACCGATGAGGATAGCTCCAGAGCTAGACGGTGTTCATTGTTTTGAAACAATACTTCCTTTTTGA